In Deltaproteobacteria bacterium, the genomic stretch CTCATAAGGGTCTTCTTGGCCAACTCGATCCCCTTTCGGATGGCTTCAGGGACTTCATGGGCCTTCCCCAAACCGCTCCCCACGATACCTTTACCATCTCCCACTACTACCAAGGCGCTAAAACGAAACCTTCGCCCCCCCTTCACTACTTTGGCCACCCTGCTGATGTGGACGACCCTATCGGTCAACTCCAGCTCAGTGGGATCTATCCTCTCCAATATCTTCTCCTTTACCGTGAAAATACATGTGTATTAAGGAACATTGAATATTGCCTCAACCTTCAAGGTTACTTTCGGTCTTCCTTCAGGGGGCTATTGCCCCCTGAAACCCCTTAAAAAAGGAATACCTATTTAGGGGGTCTGGGGGCTACGTCCCCAGAGATACAGGCCAAAGGCCTATCTCAAAACTCCAGACCTTTCTGGCGTGCAGCCTCTGCCAACGCCTTTATCCTGCCGTGGTAAAGGAACCCATTACGATCAAAGACTATCTTCCTGACCCCTTTCTCCAAGGCCTTTTGTGCCAATAGTTCACCAACGGCCTGGGCCGCCTCTATGTTGCCCATATTTTTCAATTGGCCCTTTAACTCCTTACTTAGTGTGGAGGCTGACGCCAGGGTCTCTCCTGTGGCATCGACGATGACTTGGGCATAGATATGCCTCAGGCTACGATATACAGTGAGACGAGGGCGCCCTTCGGTTCCCCTCACCTTTTTTCTGACCCTTTGTTTCCTCCTCAACCTTCCTGTCAATCTCTTTGTGGTCCCCACCTTTTTCCCTTAACCTTTGGCCTTAACCGCCTTTCTGCGGATTTGCTCTCCAGCATACCTGATCCCCTTTCCCTTATAGGGTTCGGGCCTTCTGAATCCCCTTATCTCAGCAGCCGCCTGTCCGACCTTTTGTTTATCAATCCCCTTCACCGTGATTTTGGTCTGTCCCTCCATCACCACCTCTATACCTTCTGGAAGGGAATAGGTCACTGGGTGCGAATATCCCAAGCTCAATTGGAGGGTCCTCCCCTGAAGGTTGGCCCTATATCCTATTCCCACTATCTCCAATCTTTTTTCAAATCCTTGCGTCACCCCCGTTACTATATTGGCGATCAGTGTCCTGGTCAATCCATGGAGGGAGCGCACCCTTTTCGCATCACCGTTTCGTTTCACGTAAATCATCCCATCTTCGGTTTGGAGGAAGATGCCCTCTGGTATGGTATGAGACAGGGTCCCTTTGGGGCCTTTCACCTCCAATGTAGATCCCTCCAGCTTTACCTCTACCCCTTGGGGGACAGGAATGGGGGTCTTTCCTATCCTGGACATCTATCCCTCCCTTTGACAACTACCATATATAGCAGATGACCTCCCCTCCCACCTCCGCCTTGCGGGCAGCGCGGTCCGTCATCACGCCCCTGGAGGTGGAGAGGATCGCTATTCCCAATCCGCTCAACACGGATGGGATTTCATCTTTGGCCACGTAGACCCTGCGGCTGGGTTTGCTTACCCGTTGCAAGTTGGTGATTACACCTTGCTTATTAGCGTCGTATTTGAGGTATATTTTGAGAATCCCCTGCTTATTATCGTTAATAACCTCATAATCTTTGATATAACCCTCTTTCTTGAGGATTTCAGCTATTCTTGACTTCAATTTAGAAGAGGGAACCTCCATCTCCGACTTTTTGGCCATAATGGCGTTGCGTATCTTGGTCAACATGTGAGCTATTGGGTCGGTCATGCTCATAAATTCCCTCCTGAAATGCTACCAACTGGACTTGATAACGCCTGGGATATCTCCTTGCAGGGCAAATTTCCTCAGACATATGCGGCACATATTGAACTTTCTGTGAAAGGCCCGGGCCCTACCGCAAATAGGGCATCTGTTGTATTCCCTTACCTTAAATTTTTTAGGCCGCTGGGCCTTGACAATGAGGGCCGTTCTCGCCACGGTGAAACCTCCTTAACTCCTAAAAGGCATACCCATAAGCCTGAGGAGTTCCTTTCCCTCCTCATCTTTCTTGGCTGTGGTCACGATGATTATATTCATACCCTTGATCTTATCTATTTTATCATAATTTATCTCCGGGAAGATGATCTGCTCCTTGATCCCCAGGGCGTAATTACCCCTTCCATCAAAGGCATGTGGGGAGACTCCACGGAAATCCCTTACCCTCGGTAGGGCCACATTGATGAGCCTGTTGAAGAACTCATACATCCTCTCCTTCCTCAGGGTCACCATGCAGCCAATGGGCATACCAGCCCTTAGTTTGAACTGGGCAATGGATCTCTTGGCCTTGGTGATGACCGGCCTCTGCCCCGTGATGACGGCTATCTCCTCCATGGCAGAGTCGAGAATCTTGATGTTTTGGATGGCCTCCCCCAGCCCCATGTTGATGACAATCTTCTCCAACTTGGGGATCTGCATGATGTTTTTGTAATTAAAACGCTTCATCAGGGTTGGAACTACTTCCTTTTGATAAAATTCCCTCATCTTTGACATCGCCACTTACCCCATGAAGGCCTATTCGTCAATGGCCTCACCGCACTTCTTGCAGATCCGGATCTTCCTCCCGTCCTCCAAGATCTTCTTTCCTGTCCTGGTGGAGAGGTTGCATTTTCTGCAAAGCAGTTGGACGTTGGAGATATGGATTGGGGCCTCCTTTTCCACAATGCCTCCTTGCCCATGGCCAGCACCAGGCCTGAGGTGTCGCTTGACGAAGTTGAGGCGCTCGATGATCACCGCGCCCTTTTTGGGGAGGACCTTGAGCACCTTCCCCGACTTGCCCTTCTCCTTGCCCGCGATCACCATCACAGTGTCATTTTTCTTGACTGCTATCTTTCC encodes the following:
- a CDS encoding 50S ribosomal protein L18; amino-acid sequence: MGTTKRLTGRLRRKQRVRKKVRGTEGRPRLTVYRSLRHIYAQVIVDATGETLASASTLSKELKGQLKNMGNIEAAQAVGELLAQKALEKGVRKIVFDRNGFLYHGRIKALAEAARQKGLEF
- the rplF gene encoding 50S ribosomal protein L6, with protein sequence MSRIGKTPIPVPQGVEVKLEGSTLEVKGPKGTLSHTIPEGIFLQTEDGMIYVKRNGDAKRVRSLHGLTRTLIANIVTGVTQGFEKRLEIVGIGYRANLQGRTLQLSLGYSHPVTYSLPEGIEVVMEGQTKITVKGIDKQKVGQAAAEIRGFRRPEPYKGKGIRYAGEQIRRKAVKAKG
- the rpsH gene encoding 30S ribosomal protein S8 → MSMTDPIAHMLTKIRNAIMAKKSEMEVPSSKLKSRIAEILKKEGYIKDYEVINDNKQGILKIYLKYDANKQGVITNLQRVSKPSRRVYVAKDEIPSVLSGLGIAILSTSRGVMTDRAARKAEVGGEVICYIW
- a CDS encoding type Z 30S ribosomal protein S14 — its product is MARTALIVKAQRPKKFKVREYNRCPICGRARAFHRKFNMCRICLRKFALQGDIPGVIKSSW
- the rplE gene encoding 50S ribosomal protein L5; translated protein: MSKMREFYQKEVVPTLMKRFNYKNIMQIPKLEKIVINMGLGEAIQNIKILDSAMEEIAVITGQRPVITKAKRSIAQFKLRAGMPIGCMVTLRKERMYEFFNRLINVALPRVRDFRGVSPHAFDGRGNYALGIKEQIIFPEINYDKIDKIKGMNIIIVTTAKKDEEGKELLRLMGMPFRS
- a CDS encoding 50S ribosomal protein L24 — translated: MAVKKNDTVMVIAGKEKGKSGKVLKVLPKKGAVIIERLNFVKRHLRPGAGHGQGGIVEKEAPIHISNVQLLCRKCNLSTRTGKKILEDGRKIRICKKCGEAIDE